Proteins found in one Corynebacterium freneyi genomic segment:
- a CDS encoding UDP-glucuronic acid decarboxylase family protein, with amino-acid sequence MHSESHGRSKYVVTGGAGFIGSHLCDRLLADSRTETVVCVDNLQTGTMDNIAEALRDPRFHFVEADVRQPIALDAELTVGLDAVFHLASPASPPAYMEDPVGTMLTGAVGTLHAAQFALEHGARIVYSSTSEVYGDPMQHPQAESYWGNVNPIGPRACYDEGKRFGEALLTSMKQQHGLDAGIVRIFNTYGPRMLPTDGRIISTFADQALAGEPITVFGDGSQTRSFCYVDDLVSGLVKMMDSAEPGPINLGNPTERTVLEIAHIIRQATDASSEITFHPLPVDDPTRRRPVIDEAKEKLGWEPQVPLSEGLLKCLDWHIERRKNAVADRVK; translated from the coding sequence ATGCACTCGGAGAGTCACGGGCGATCGAAGTACGTCGTGACCGGAGGAGCGGGCTTCATCGGCTCGCATCTGTGCGATCGGCTGCTCGCCGACTCGCGCACGGAGACGGTCGTCTGCGTCGACAACCTGCAGACGGGCACCATGGACAACATCGCGGAGGCGCTGCGCGACCCCCGCTTCCACTTCGTCGAGGCCGACGTCCGTCAACCCATCGCACTGGACGCCGAACTCACCGTCGGCCTCGACGCCGTTTTCCACCTCGCCAGCCCGGCCTCGCCGCCGGCCTACATGGAGGACCCGGTGGGCACGATGCTCACCGGCGCCGTCGGCACTCTCCACGCCGCGCAGTTCGCCCTCGAGCACGGGGCCCGGATCGTCTACTCGTCGACGAGCGAGGTTTACGGCGACCCGATGCAGCACCCTCAGGCGGAGTCCTACTGGGGCAACGTCAACCCCATCGGTCCGCGCGCCTGCTACGACGAGGGCAAGCGCTTCGGCGAGGCGCTGCTGACGTCGATGAAGCAGCAGCACGGCCTCGACGCGGGCATCGTCCGCATCTTCAACACCTACGGCCCCCGCATGCTGCCCACCGACGGGCGCATCATCTCCACCTTCGCCGACCAGGCGCTGGCCGGCGAGCCGATCACCGTGTTCGGCGACGGTTCCCAGACCCGATCGTTCTGCTACGTCGACGACCTGGTGTCCGGGCTGGTGAAGATGATGGACTCCGCCGAGCCCGGCCCGATCAACCTGGGCAACCCGACCGAGCGCACCGTTCTGGAGATCGCCCACATCATCCGCCAGGCCACCGACGCCTCGTCGGAGATCACGTTCCACCCGCTGCCCGTCGACGATCCCACGCGCCGCCGTCCGGTCATCGACGAGGCGAAGGAAAAGCTCGGGTGGGAGCCCCAGGTGCCGCTGTCCGAGGGCCTGCTCAAGTGCCTCGACTGGCACATCGAACGCCGCAAGAACGCGGTCGCGGATCGGGTGAAGTGA
- a CDS encoding glycosyltransferase family 2 protein, whose translation MTAHSDGSAPLTDTITPQVPDRPRPAGPGDSGDLAGFAPDGPLFARTRPVAEHVAAPSLFVPALTRPQRFEMALYSLLWLVAVVVFWVWWADPAHILGPWAYALNTALLAYLILLPAVFVYRMQRLRKVRPDAPVPDLRVAFAVTRAPSEGWDVVGRTLRAMLDQDIPIAYDVWLCDEAPTPEIREWCADHGVRISTRNGIEEYHRAEWPRRTRCKEGNLAYFYDTVGYRDYDVVTQLDCDHVPERGYLAEMVKPFADPGVGFVAAPSVCDSNAATSWAARGRLWFESFFHGAFQLAHNGGAVPVSIGSHYAVRTSALREVGGIGPELAEDFSTSYILRLGGYDGVFAIDARAHGLGPDTCAAMLTQEFQWTRSLTAIALTLVPRTLHRVPMRLRLRFFFAVTHNAVFGLLAFVGFLLAPMAVIFDHPWVSVNFLEFLLLTWLTSLPLIGIVLLLRSAGLLRPDDAPVLSWETALYKIARLPYLWRGALAGIVQATTGKITQFRVTPKDREGIEPYTVGQVMPYVVLTLANVAVGAWGTWADRAFGYAGLTLLAAVSFAVVAIAVPALHARELRAVESAAGPRWKAVAPALTLALAVAAPTFAVAIWYCVELAALIVA comes from the coding sequence GTGACCGCCCATTCCGACGGCTCCGCGCCACTGACCGACACGATCACCCCGCAGGTCCCCGATCGCCCCCGGCCCGCAGGCCCCGGCGACTCCGGGGATCTCGCCGGGTTCGCACCCGACGGGCCGCTGTTCGCCCGCACCCGCCCCGTGGCGGAGCACGTGGCGGCCCCGTCCCTGTTCGTCCCGGCCCTCACTCGACCCCAGCGCTTCGAGATGGCCCTGTACTCGCTGCTGTGGCTGGTGGCGGTCGTCGTCTTCTGGGTGTGGTGGGCCGATCCCGCGCATATCCTGGGGCCGTGGGCGTACGCGCTCAACACCGCGCTGCTGGCGTACCTGATTCTCCTGCCGGCGGTCTTCGTCTACCGCATGCAGCGGCTGCGGAAGGTGCGCCCCGACGCTCCCGTCCCGGATCTGCGCGTCGCCTTCGCGGTGACCCGCGCCCCGAGCGAGGGCTGGGACGTCGTCGGACGCACGCTGCGGGCCATGCTCGACCAGGACATTCCCATCGCCTACGACGTGTGGCTGTGCGACGAAGCGCCCACGCCGGAGATCAGGGAATGGTGCGCCGACCACGGCGTGCGAATATCCACCCGCAACGGCATCGAGGAGTACCACCGCGCGGAATGGCCCCGCCGCACCCGATGCAAGGAGGGCAACCTCGCCTACTTCTACGACACGGTGGGGTACCGCGACTACGACGTCGTCACCCAGCTCGACTGCGACCACGTTCCGGAACGCGGCTACCTGGCGGAGATGGTCAAGCCCTTCGCCGACCCCGGCGTCGGCTTCGTCGCAGCGCCGAGCGTCTGCGACTCCAATGCGGCCACGTCGTGGGCCGCGCGCGGCCGCCTGTGGTTCGAGTCCTTCTTCCACGGGGCCTTCCAGCTGGCGCACAACGGCGGCGCCGTGCCCGTGAGCATCGGATCGCACTATGCGGTGCGTACCTCCGCACTGCGCGAAGTCGGCGGCATCGGCCCGGAATTGGCGGAGGACTTCTCCACGTCCTACATCCTGCGTCTCGGCGGCTACGACGGCGTGTTCGCCATCGACGCCCGCGCTCACGGCCTCGGGCCGGACACCTGCGCGGCGATGCTCACCCAGGAATTCCAGTGGACCCGCAGCCTGACGGCCATCGCCCTGACGCTCGTGCCGCGCACCCTCCACCGGGTGCCCATGCGCCTGCGCCTGCGGTTCTTCTTCGCGGTCACGCACAACGCCGTGTTCGGCTTGCTCGCCTTCGTCGGTTTCCTGTTGGCGCCGATGGCGGTTATTTTCGACCACCCGTGGGTGTCGGTGAACTTTCTCGAGTTTCTGCTGTTGACCTGGCTGACGTCGCTGCCGTTGATCGGCATCGTCCTGTTGCTCAGGTCCGCCGGCCTGCTGCGTCCCGACGACGCCCCGGTGCTGTCGTGGGAGACCGCCCTGTACAAGATCGCCCGTCTGCCCTACCTGTGGCGCGGAGCGTTGGCCGGCATCGTCCAGGCGACCACCGGCAAGATCACCCAGTTCCGGGTCACCCCGAAGGACCGCGAGGGCATCGAGCCGTACACGGTGGGCCAGGTGATGCCCTATGTCGTGCTCACGCTGGCCAATGTCGCCGTCGGCGCCTGGGGGACGTGGGCGGACCGGGCCTTCGGCTACGCCGGCCTGACGTTGCTCGCCGCGGTGTCCTTCGCGGTCGTCGCCATCGCCGTGCCCGCGTTGCACGCGCGGGAGCTCAGGGCCGTCGAGTCGGCCGCGGGCCCGCGGTGGAAGGCGGTGGCCCCGGCGCTGACGCTCGCGCTTGCGGTTGCCGCACCGACTTTCGCGGTGGCGATCTGGTACTGCGTGGAACTTGCCGCCCTCATCGTCGCGTGA
- the galE gene encoding UDP-glucose 4-epimerase GalE — translation MTTTPRTVLVTGGAGYIGSHVVVDLIASGHVPVVIDDFSNSDPSVFDRIRELADADVEWVRGDITDAAALHDVFESHDIDAVLHFAGRKAVGESCEKPELYFDVNVGGTAALLAAMNDHGVREMIFSSSCSVYGEAGGGPLTEESPTGPTNPYAWSKLTCETMLEQVAQRREGFGAVSLRYFNPIGAHPSALLGEDGRENSPNIMPRLLEVASGDRDHLTVLGDDYPTRDGSCIRDYLHVIDVARAHVQALDLVSEPGHRVINLGTGVGTTVFELARAMSEASGNEVATVVGDRRPGDVSELVADPSLARRVLGWSAEYDVADMCADAWRHHLARARRS, via the coding sequence ATGACCACCACCCCCCGCACCGTCCTGGTGACCGGAGGCGCCGGTTACATCGGCAGCCACGTCGTCGTCGATTTGATCGCGTCGGGCCACGTGCCCGTGGTCATCGACGACTTCTCCAACTCCGACCCGTCGGTGTTCGACCGCATCCGCGAACTCGCCGACGCCGACGTCGAATGGGTGCGCGGAGACATCACCGACGCGGCCGCACTGCACGATGTGTTCGAATCCCACGACATCGACGCCGTCCTCCATTTCGCCGGTCGCAAGGCGGTGGGGGAGTCCTGCGAGAAGCCCGAACTCTACTTCGACGTCAACGTCGGCGGGACGGCGGCGCTGCTCGCCGCGATGAACGACCACGGCGTGCGCGAGATGATCTTCTCGTCGTCATGCTCGGTGTACGGGGAAGCCGGCGGCGGCCCGCTGACCGAAGAATCGCCGACCGGCCCCACGAACCCGTACGCCTGGTCCAAGCTGACCTGCGAAACCATGCTGGAGCAGGTCGCGCAGCGACGGGAGGGGTTCGGCGCGGTGTCGCTGCGCTACTTCAACCCCATCGGCGCCCACCCCAGCGCCCTGCTCGGGGAGGACGGCCGCGAGAACTCGCCCAACATCATGCCGCGTCTGCTGGAGGTGGCGTCGGGGGACCGCGACCACCTGACCGTGCTCGGCGACGACTACCCCACCCGCGACGGCAGCTGCATCCGCGACTACCTCCACGTCATCGACGTGGCCCGGGCGCACGTGCAGGCGCTCGACCTGGTCTCCGAACCGGGCCACCGCGTCATCAACCTCGGCACCGGCGTCGGCACCACCGTCTTCGAGCTGGCCCGGGCGATGTCCGAGGCCTCGGGCAACGAGGTCGCCACCGTCGTCGGCGATCGCCGTCCGGGCGACGTCAGCGAGCTCGTCGCCGACCCGTCGCTGGCGCGGCGCGTGCTGGGGTGGTCCGCCGAATACGACGTCGCCGACATGTGCGCCGACGCCTGGCGCCACCACCTGGCCCGCGCGCGGCGGAGCTAG
- a CDS encoding right-handed parallel beta-helix repeat-containing protein has translation MSRNSTASRVVLAIVLVLFLAAAIYYVADRRIGDRTVEIHVSATGDDAASGSSAEEAWRTLDRVSDAEIEPGTVIVVHGRVPGTLNLSGRNGTADDPIVVTSAPEKRGIIAAEDGAGIRISDSSYVTVRDIDVVDGSGLNDDGDAGQSPESAAKIPDGIVVWASTPGARGAGIRIERVAVEGLRNGIAVGAVGGGAGFDGVTVSHVAAVDNIRNGILFYSDELGERAHTDVNVSYSKVSGTTGIAGATGNTGSGIVIGAVDGGVVEHNVAEDNGRLSDAVEGPIGIWAYSSSRVAIRNNLAEDNKTSNADGGGFAIDVDVDNSALIGNISRDNMGPGYLVFANSGLPTADNAVMFNASIDDSTNDSFHGAISVHGGLPQSPEGSTVEDLYIAHNTVVIGADSPAPALSIDGDVTGAEVIANFFDVRGYGGVIGARTLKDSDGAEFRCNAYSPGTGSAVGWLNGVTYVDFTYWWNLVDDPGSVVTDATIDDPHAEAADLLPDSQVTLGRGCEPAVSGDTTDLAGRKTDGKIFAGAVRP, from the coding sequence TTGTCCCGCAACAGCACCGCCTCGCGCGTAGTCCTCGCCATCGTCCTGGTCCTGTTCCTCGCCGCGGCGATCTATTACGTGGCCGACCGCCGCATCGGCGACCGGACCGTCGAGATCCACGTGTCGGCCACCGGCGACGACGCCGCATCCGGCTCCTCGGCGGAGGAAGCGTGGCGCACCCTCGACCGCGTCTCCGACGCCGAGATCGAACCGGGCACGGTCATCGTCGTCCACGGTCGGGTCCCCGGCACGCTGAACCTGTCCGGCCGCAACGGCACCGCCGACGACCCCATCGTCGTGACCTCCGCGCCGGAGAAGCGGGGAATCATCGCCGCCGAGGATGGCGCGGGCATCCGCATCTCCGATTCGTCGTACGTCACGGTGCGCGACATCGACGTCGTCGACGGCTCCGGCCTCAACGACGATGGCGACGCCGGGCAGTCGCCGGAATCCGCCGCGAAGATCCCCGACGGCATCGTGGTGTGGGCGTCGACTCCCGGGGCGCGCGGCGCCGGCATCCGCATCGAGCGCGTCGCCGTGGAGGGCCTGCGCAACGGCATCGCCGTCGGCGCCGTCGGCGGGGGCGCCGGATTCGACGGCGTCACGGTCTCCCACGTCGCGGCGGTGGACAACATCCGCAACGGCATCCTCTTCTACTCCGATGAGCTGGGCGAACGTGCCCACACCGACGTCAACGTGTCGTATTCGAAGGTCTCCGGCACCACCGGCATCGCCGGCGCCACGGGCAATACCGGCAGCGGCATCGTCATCGGCGCCGTCGACGGCGGCGTGGTGGAGCACAACGTCGCCGAGGACAACGGCCGGCTGTCCGACGCGGTGGAGGGCCCGATCGGCATCTGGGCGTACTCGTCGTCGCGGGTGGCCATCCGCAACAACCTCGCCGAGGACAACAAGACGTCGAACGCCGACGGCGGCGGCTTCGCCATCGACGTCGACGTCGACAATTCCGCCCTGATCGGCAACATCTCCCGCGACAACATGGGTCCCGGCTACCTGGTGTTCGCCAACTCGGGCCTCCCGACCGCGGACAACGCCGTGATGTTCAACGCCAGCATCGACGATTCCACGAACGATTCGTTCCACGGCGCCATCAGCGTGCACGGCGGACTGCCCCAGAGCCCGGAGGGCTCCACCGTCGAGGACCTCTACATCGCCCACAACACGGTCGTCATCGGCGCCGACTCCCCCGCCCCCGCGCTGTCCATCGACGGTGACGTCACCGGCGCGGAGGTCATCGCCAACTTCTTCGACGTCCGCGGCTACGGCGGCGTCATCGGCGCACGGACGTTGAAGGATTCCGACGGTGCCGAGTTCCGGTGCAACGCCTACTCCCCGGGCACCGGAAGCGCGGTCGGCTGGCTCAACGGCGTCACCTACGTCGACTTCACCTACTGGTGGAATCTCGTCGACGATCCCGGTTCCGTCGTCACCGACGCCACCATCGACGATCCCCATGCCGAGGCGGCCGACCTCCTCCCGGATTCCCAGGTCACCCTCGGCCGCGGCTGCGAGCCGGCCGTCTCCGGCGACACCACGGATCTCGCGGGCCGCAAGACCGACGGAAAGATCTTCGCCGGAGCCGTGCGCCCCTAG
- the ilvD gene encoding dihydroxy-acid dehydratase, protein MIPLRSKVTTAGRNAAGARSLWRATGMTDSDFGKPIIAIANSYTQFVPGHVHLKNVGDIVAEAVVAAGGVPREFNTIAVDDGIAMGHDGMLYSLPSREIIADSVEYMVNAHTADALVCISNCDKITPGMLNAALRLNIPVVFVSGGPMESGSSVVIDGVVKPGSDLISAISASANDGVNDDQLLDIERSACPTCGSCSGMFTANSMNCLTEALGLSLPGNGSTLATQVARRDLFTRAGELIVDLANRYYHDGDESVLPRNVANRDAFVNAMTLDVAMGGSTNTVLHILAAAQEGEIDFDLADIDEISRRVPCLSKVAPNSDYYMEHVHRAGGIPAIMGELRRGGLLNMGANSVHAPSLEKQLDDWDIRGGSATDEAIELFHAAPGGVRTTEPFSTENRWESLDVDAENGCIRSVDHAYTAEGGLCVLRGNIARDGAILKTAGISEDQFHFEGTARVVESQEEAVSVILNRTLQPGEVLFVLYEGPAGGPGMQEMLHPTAFIKGAGLGKVCALVTDGRFSGGSSGLSIGHISPEAAAGGDIALVRDGDPVYIDVAERRLEIQVDDAELARRREEELKRDKPFTPRKERPRKVSKALRAYAKMASSADKGAVRIVD, encoded by the coding sequence ATGATCCCCCTTCGTTCCAAGGTCACCACCGCCGGCCGCAACGCCGCGGGCGCCCGTTCGCTGTGGCGCGCCACCGGCATGACCGACAGCGACTTCGGCAAGCCGATCATCGCCATCGCGAACTCCTACACCCAGTTCGTGCCCGGACACGTGCACCTCAAGAACGTCGGCGACATCGTCGCGGAAGCGGTCGTCGCCGCCGGCGGCGTTCCCCGCGAGTTCAACACCATCGCCGTCGACGACGGCATCGCGATGGGCCACGACGGCATGCTCTACTCGCTGCCGTCCCGCGAAATCATCGCCGACTCCGTCGAGTACATGGTCAACGCCCACACCGCCGACGCCCTGGTGTGCATCTCCAACTGCGACAAGATCACCCCGGGCATGCTCAACGCGGCGCTGCGGCTGAACATCCCCGTCGTGTTCGTCTCCGGCGGCCCCATGGAATCCGGCTCCTCCGTCGTCATCGACGGCGTCGTCAAGCCCGGATCGGACCTGATTTCGGCGATCTCGGCCTCCGCCAACGACGGCGTCAACGACGATCAGCTGCTCGACATCGAACGTTCCGCCTGCCCGACCTGCGGCTCCTGCTCCGGCATGTTCACCGCCAACTCCATGAACTGCCTCACCGAGGCCCTGGGCCTGTCGCTGCCCGGCAACGGTTCCACCCTGGCCACCCAAGTCGCCCGCCGCGACCTGTTCACCCGCGCCGGCGAACTCATCGTCGACCTGGCCAACCGCTACTACCACGACGGCGACGAGTCGGTGCTGCCGCGCAACGTCGCCAACCGCGACGCCTTCGTCAACGCCATGACCCTCGACGTGGCCATGGGCGGCTCCACCAACACGGTGCTGCACATCCTCGCCGCCGCGCAGGAGGGCGAGATCGACTTCGACCTCGCCGACATCGACGAAATCTCCCGTCGCGTGCCCTGCCTGTCCAAGGTGGCGCCGAATTCCGATTACTACATGGAGCACGTCCACCGCGCCGGCGGCATCCCCGCCATCATGGGCGAGCTGCGTCGCGGCGGCCTGCTGAACATGGGCGCCAACTCCGTCCACGCCCCGTCGCTGGAAAAGCAGCTCGACGACTGGGACATCCGCGGTGGCTCCGCCACCGACGAGGCGATCGAACTTTTCCACGCCGCACCGGGTGGCGTGCGCACCACCGAGCCGTTCTCGACGGAAAACCGCTGGGAATCGCTCGACGTCGACGCCGAAAACGGCTGCATCCGCTCCGTCGACCACGCCTACACCGCCGAGGGCGGCCTGTGCGTGCTGCGCGGCAACATCGCACGCGACGGCGCGATCCTGAAGACCGCCGGCATCTCCGAGGACCAGTTCCACTTCGAGGGCACCGCCCGCGTCGTGGAAAGCCAGGAGGAGGCCGTATCGGTGATCCTCAACCGCACCCTCCAACCGGGCGAGGTCCTCTTCGTCCTCTACGAGGGCCCCGCCGGCGGCCCGGGCATGCAGGAGATGCTGCACCCGACCGCCTTCATCAAGGGCGCGGGCCTGGGCAAGGTGTGCGCCCTGGTCACCGACGGCCGTTTCTCCGGCGGCTCCTCGGGCCTGTCCATCGGCCACATCTCCCCCGAGGCCGCGGCCGGCGGCGACATCGCCTTGGTCCGCGACGGCGACCCCGTCTACATCGACGTCGCCGAACGTCGCCTGGAAATCCAGGTCGACGACGCCGAGCTGGCCCGCCGCCGCGAAGAGGAGCTCAAGCGCGACAAGCCCTTCACCCCGCGCAAGGAACGCCCGCGCAAGGTCTCCAAGGCCCTGCGCGCCTACGCGAAGATGGCGTCCAGCGCCGACAAGGGTGCGGTCCGCATCGTCGATTAG